The Paenibacillus uliginis N3/975 genome has a window encoding:
- the erm gene encoding 23S ribosomal RNA methyltransferase Erm, producing MLKNKKIRGAKFAQSPNFSSQHLLIHKPLIYEMIRLAHINSNDTVMDIGAGTGAITLPLAEKAGKVLAVENDPVYAEKLAQKTKDISNIRVRQADFLQIDLPRDPFSVISNIPFSITTAILDKLLGYPGVPLKCAILIVEKGAARRFTSVPITDPRILKWRMWFEFQIVRTVSPEHFSPRPRVDSAVLIIRKKKNPAVLPQDHAKFMALAVHGLRDPRLPFSAALGDVFSPAQITKLARVLKLERNVSICTLNEQQWGEVFLSMMRHVESYRRPRLRNNVSPKNKYRR from the coding sequence GTGTTAAAAAATAAAAAAATCCGCGGAGCAAAGTTTGCGCAATCGCCGAACTTTTCTTCGCAGCATCTGTTAATCCACAAGCCGCTGATCTATGAAATGATCCGCCTTGCACATATAAACTCGAACGATACGGTTATGGATATTGGTGCAGGCACGGGAGCGATTACCCTTCCATTGGCTGAAAAAGCTGGAAAGGTGCTGGCCGTCGAGAACGATCCCGTCTATGCCGAGAAGCTTGCCCAGAAGACGAAAGATATATCGAATATCCGGGTAAGACAAGCCGACTTTTTGCAGATTGATCTTCCAAGAGATCCGTTTTCGGTCATATCGAATATACCGTTTTCCATTACGACAGCCATTCTCGACAAGCTGCTCGGTTATCCAGGCGTGCCTCTAAAGTGCGCTATCCTCATTGTTGAGAAGGGGGCAGCCAGGAGGTTTACGTCGGTACCGATAACTGATCCACGCATATTGAAATGGAGAATGTGGTTTGAATTCCAGATCGTACGGACCGTCTCTCCTGAACATTTTTCACCTCGTCCGAGAGTGGATTCGGCCGTGCTGATCATCCGCAAAAAGAAAAATCCAGCGGTGCTGCCGCAGGACCATGCCAAATTTATGGCACTAGCAGTTCACGGCTTACGTGATCCACGGCTTCCATTCTCTGCAGCATTGGGAGATGTATTCTCACCTGCACAGATCACAAAGCTGGCAAGAGTGCTTAAGCTGGAGAGGAATGTGTCTATTTGTACGCTCAACGAGCAGCAATGGGGGGAAGTATTTCTTTCCATGATGCGGCATGTAGAATCTTATCGACGACCAAGATTACGAAATAACGTTTCACCAAAAAATAAATATAGGCGATAA